The following coding sequences are from one Achromobacter sp. B7 window:
- a CDS encoding TetR/AcrR family transcriptional regulator, whose amino-acid sequence MNKSLSTSAPSSVDAPRARRPGRPARPDAAAMREQLLDIATGLFAAQGVAATTIAHIAQRAAVTPAMLHYYFKSRDQLIDAVVLERVVPVIGFVWSPVPLASDAKGGDADSGDDGKSTKPAPAASPDPAAAARGYLVEIVKRIVQSATDRPWLPALWIHEVVNEGGQLRERVLPHVPTERLAAFAAVIGQAQQRGAITPGVEPRLVFLSILGLTLLPLATSNLWRRLWQGNPPMQAIDTDAIADHAIAMLTGGLFSPPAQPADAT is encoded by the coding sequence GCGCGCGCCGCCCCGGCCGCCCGGCGCGACCCGATGCCGCCGCCATGCGCGAACAATTGCTGGACATCGCCACGGGCCTGTTCGCGGCCCAGGGCGTGGCCGCCACCACCATCGCGCACATCGCCCAGCGCGCGGCCGTCACGCCGGCCATGCTGCATTACTACTTCAAAAGCCGCGACCAATTGATCGACGCCGTGGTGCTTGAGCGCGTCGTGCCGGTGATCGGTTTTGTGTGGTCGCCCGTCCCGCTGGCGTCGGATGCCAAAGGCGGCGACGCCGATAGTGGCGACGACGGCAAGTCTACGAAGCCGGCGCCTGCCGCAAGCCCCGACCCGGCCGCTGCCGCGCGCGGCTACCTGGTGGAAATCGTGAAGCGCATCGTGCAAAGCGCCACCGACCGGCCCTGGCTGCCCGCGCTGTGGATCCATGAAGTGGTCAACGAAGGCGGTCAACTGCGAGAACGCGTACTGCCTCATGTCCCCACCGAACGCCTGGCCGCTTTCGCCGCCGTGATCGGTCAGGCGCAGCAACGCGGCGCCATCACGCCGGGCGTCGAGCCGCGCCTGGTGTTTTTGTCCATCCTGGGCCTGACGCTGTTGCCTCTTGCCACGTCGAACCTGTGGCGCCGCCTGTGGCAGGGCAACCCGCCCATGCAGGCCATTGATACCGACGCGATCGCGGACCACGCCATCGCCATGCTGACCGGCGGCCTGTTCTCGCCGCCCGCC